The DNA region ctaggttaaaaggtcaagtcgctatccaagtacaaaagcaagtgtaccttcctgacgacctacctaacgttctcagccacagcagaagctggattttccagaactgccctccaacggtagcatttcccatgcaacgctcaaccctaatccttggagtatatatagaggctgaagattgaaagaagcggctagaagcaatacacacgcgcaagacatattcaaaatattctaagctttctttcatctgaaattcattgtgtttactattagctttttagaagcaaatctcttgtaaacatttctttgataaacagtttgtttagttcctttaggagatcaaggttgatcggatcctagagaagacttagggagtgaatcttagtgtgagctaagtcagtgtaattgttagtcacttgtaggtttcaagtgcagttgtaactcttacctgattagtggattgccttcattctaagaaggaagaaatcaccttaacgggtggactggagtagcttgagtgatttatcaagtgaaccaggataaaatccttgtgtgcttttctatctcttatctttagcacttaagttctcgaaagatttgtcaaaatctttaaggtggaagttttgttctgaaaacgttattcaaaccccccccctttctaccgtttttcataccttcagttttGTGAAAGTGGACGACTACACGTGGAAAACTATGGCTGGCAAGGGTCAACCCGGAAATATTACTGAGCGCGCTAAGTTTGCTCGAATCTGCGTGGAAATAGACCTTCGGAAAACCTTGGTGTCGAAGTTTGTCTTTGAGGGCGAGGAGTTCAGGATCGAGTATGAGGGCCTGAACTTAATCTGTTTTGAATGCGGGAAATTCGGGCACAAGAAAGAAGGCTGCCCGGTTCAGGCTACTGGCGTGGAGGTTGCTCCTGTAACAGGTTTGGATAAGGGAAAAGAGGCAGAGGCTGGTCCTGGTGATGATGCGTTTGGTCCTTGGATGATAGCTAAACGAGGCTACCGTGGGGCTCCTAGGAAAGCTTCTGGGATGGGGAGCGGCGTTCCAACCAGCACCAGATTTCCGACGAAGAAAATGACCCCCGCTTCCAATCGCGGTGGAGCGTTTGGAGGGTCCAACTTTTCCGTTCTAGCCAACATGGAAGTTGACGTAAGTCATGGAGGTGATAACGATGGATCTCCAACATTGGAGGAAATTCCTAAACTTGGAACCCAATCAGGAGCGCCATCAGTGGGGGAGAATATTCCTGGAAATGCTACCCAAGCTTTGGAGCAGGTCTCGAATCATGAGCCTAGGGTTTCGCATTCTCCCAAGTCCAATCCTTCCTTGAATGAGCATGCAATTATTGGGACTGGCGGCGCACATGGGGGGAGCTGTCAATCCCTCGTCTTCTGGTACCAATTCAAAAGCCCCCTTTCAATCAAGCAATCAGCGAGCGGGTCCCACACCAATCATTGGAGATCAGGCATCAGGGCCCACTGCGCCATTAAACTTGTCAACACCAACTCCTCAGGGAACACAGGTGGGCCCAATATCTCTTAAAATCACCAAATGTAAAGCCCGCAAGTCCCAAGGTAGTTTTGATTTCAAATACCAGGATCAGAACGTATTGGGCACTCTGCTCGGATCTGCAAGAAGCCCTAATAAGGGTTCACCCTATGGGAAGAATGATAAAAAAGGTCATGATGTTGGGATGGCTAGAGACCGTGATAGGAGTTTATCTCCTAGGACACGTAGAAGCTTATCTTAGCTTCCTTTCCTTTCCCTCCTTGTTTTCCTGATGTTATACAACATTATTAGTTGGAACATTCGGGGTGCTGCAAGTAAAGGAGTTCCTCTTCTTTTGAAAGACCTTGTTTCTAGACATCATGTATCTTGCCTAGCTCTTCATGAACCCAGAGTTAGTGCTGTTAAAATTCCTATGATTCTTAAGTCTACTGGTTTTGATGAGTCCTTTGTAGTAGAAGCCGAGGGTTTCTCAGGTGGAATTTGGCTCTTGTGGAGTAAAAACTGGAGCTCTATTGAGGTGTTAGCCTCTCATCGACAATTTGTTCACACTCGTATCACATTACAAAGGAGTAATACCTCCTTGTTCGTTACATTTGTTTATGGCAGCCCTAATATTTCATTGAGGGATGCTCTTTGGAGAAAGCTCAGAGAGATTGCTACCACAGTAGCTGGGCCCTGGGCTATTGTAGGAGACTTCAATGCATACCTTAATGCGTCTGACAAAATGGGCGGTGGCCCACCTAACCTCCATGCAATGCGGAAATTCCAGGATTATGTGGAAGATTGTTCAGTTTCAGATCTGGGCTTTAAAGGACCTTCCTTTACTTGGGAGGGGAGGGGTGTCAAAGAAAGGTTAGATTGGGCCTTGGGGAATGCACAGTGGATGCATACTTTCCCTGATGCAACTATTATGCATTTACCCAAGTTGAAGTCAGATCACAAGCCCATCTTAATGAAGCTCTATAATGAATCAGATGTCTATAATCAGCGACCTTTCAGGTTCTTGGCCTCCTGGTTAACTCACGATGATTTTCCAAGGGTGGTGGGTGAGGCCTGGAGCTCGCACGATACTTGGCTGCCTTCATCGGATGCTTTTCGTGGGGCGGTCACAACGTGGAATACAGAGGTTTTCGGAGAAATTGGCAGGAGGAAGAGACGTTTGATGCGTCGTTTGGAAGAAATAAATACAAAACTAAGAATGCAATATATCCCCTAcctggaaaagcttcagaagcggTTATGGGAAGAATATTATAAAACTCTTCTCCAAGAGGAGCTCTTATGGAAGCAGAAGTCACGTGCGGCTTGGCTTAATCACGGCGATAAAAACACACGCTACTTCCATACTACAACAATGGTACGACGGAAGCACAACAAAATTGAAGCGTTGACGGATGATGGGGGAAACTTGGTAACAGACCCGAGCTCCCTCAAGGCCATGGCAGTAAGCTATTTTCGTAATCTGTATGCCAACTCGGAGGCAGTTAGTAATTACCATGCAGGTATGTCTTTCCCACAACTTCCTACATAAGCACTCAGGAAAGTTATGAGGTCGTTAGATGCCGAAGAAATTAAAGCTGCAATGTTTAGTATGGGTGCTTTGAAAGCCCCTGGGCCTGATGGCCTTAACCCTCTTTTCTTCCAATCCTAATGGAATATAGTTGGGAAGTCGGTTGTTGATTTCATACAGGAGTGCGTTCGCCAACCGGAAAAATCAAGGAGGTGAATGACACCCTCATAGTGTTGATTCCCAAGATAGATAAGCCAAACCTCATTTCGCAATTCCGTCCAATAGGCCTATGTAACGTGATTTATAAGACCATGACGAAGGCAATTGCTAATCGCTTGAAAAGCGTCCTGGACAAGTTGGTGGCTCCTAACCAATGCAGTTTTATCCCAGGTCGTCAAAGCTCAGATAACATTATTATTTCCCAAGAGGTGTTCCACTCTATGCGGTATTTGAAGAGGAAAAAAGGTTGGGTGGCTATGAAAATCGATCTTGAGAAGGCCTATGATAGGCTTGATTGGAATTTTCTTAGGGCGACGCTCCGGGAGGTGGGCCTTGAAAGTAATTTTtgtgatttaattttaaattgtgTTTCTTTGAGTTCTTTCCAGGTGCTGTTTAATGGCAGTAAAACTGAGAAGTTCACTCCCATGAGAGGGATTCGTCAAGGTGATCCCATTTCCCCGAACCTGTTTGTTCTTTGTATGGAGCGTCTAGCACACCATATCCAGCATGAAGTAGATATGGGAGGATGAAGACCTTTTTACTTGTCTAAAGATGGGCCTCCTATTACACATCTTTTCTTCGCTGATGACTTACTTCTCTTCGGGGAGGCCTCTATGGAGCAGATGCATTTAATGATGAGGTGTCTTGATAGTTTTTGTGCGGCTTCTGGTCAGAAGGTTAGTAAAGACAAGTCCAGAATCTTGGTCTCCTCTAATGTAAGTCGAGGGGTTGCTAATTCTATTAGCCAGGTTGCGGGCATTCGCCTTACGGATGCTCTCGGGAAATACCTTGGGGTCCCTTTTTTACATAAGACTCCCACTAAAGCAACATATAACTTTATTTTGGAGAAGACTCAGAAACGCCTCACCGCTTGGAAGGCGTCAACTCTAAGTCTCGCGGGGAGAGTGACTCTGGCAAAATCTGTCATCTCGGCTCTTCCCTCCTACTGTATGCAAACCATGCTGCTACCGAAAGGCGTTTGTGAGAAACTGGATCAGATTCAACGAAGCTTTGTTTGGGGATCTGAAAATGGAGCTAAAAGAATTCATCAAGTTAAGTGGGAGGTCATCTGTAGTCCTAAGTCTCAAGGGGGATTAGGATTTAGGCTCTCTTCTGACTTTAACCAAGCTTTAATTATGAAACTTGGTTGGGGTTGATCAGCCAACCCTCCTCGCTTTGGGTGCGAGTCCTTCGTGGAAAATATGGTTGTGGTTCTTCGGTCATCCCAACGGTGAAGAAAGCTAACCGAGAGTCCTTGGCTTGGCGAGGCATTCGTGCAACGTGGGATCGCTTGCTGTCGGGGTGCAGATGGATAGTGGGTAATGGTACTCATGTGAGATTCTGGTCTGATCCTTGGCTGCTTTCGGGTTACCGGTTACAAGACGTGGCGCTGCAACCAATACACCCAGATCTCTGTAACTCTCCGCTTTCCCAGTTCTTTGAAATCGGGAGGGGTTGGAAGACGTATATGTTTGCTAATCTTTTGCCAGAGAGATTCATCAGTGAGATTTTGTGTGACAGGACCCCATTCCTTAATTTTCAAAGTCAGGACAAGCTGCAGTGGGCTGGTACACCATCCGGGGTGTTTAGTACTAAATCCGCTTATAAGTTGATTGCAAGAACGATGCGCGAGCAAGGGGAAAGCATCTGGAAAATGGTGTGGCGTTTAAAGGGCCCCCAGCGTGTTCGGATCTTTATGTGGAAGTTCTTGAACAATGGTATTTTGTGCAATTCCATTCGAGTTCGCAGACATATGGGGAGCTCGGATCTTTGTCCCCTTTATCACAACGGAACAGAGGATCTCCTTCATAGTTTTCGTGATTGTAGCTTCGTTCTTCCCTTTTGGCAAGTAGCGTTAGCAGATAAGAATGCACAGAACTTATTTACAGCAGAGTGGAAAACTTGGCTTGCAGGTAACATATCTGGTAGCTCCATGATTGACTCGGGGATGGATTGGCCTCGGTTCTTTGCCACAGCTCTATCCTCTATTTGGCGAGCAAGGAATGAGTGGGTGTTCTCTGGTACCTTGCATAGTCCTCAGCGTATTTGGGGATTTATCCGATCATTGGGCATGGAGGACATCGTTACTGATTCAACGTTGGGGACTTGGCTGAGCCAACAGCCGGAATGGTCCACAGGGAGACCGCGAACTGCCCGAGCTCAGAGGTGGGAGAAACCGCCTTCGGGTTGGCTAAAAATGAACGTAGGTGGAGCTCTCACTAATTCCTTATTGGCCAGCTGCGGAGGGTTAGTAAGGGATGAATCAGGGTCGTGGAGAGGTGGATTCTGCACAAATTTTGGTAGTATGGCCTTCCCGAATGCTTTTCTCATTGAGTTGTTAGCAGTGAAGTCTGTTATGGATTATATTATCAGCAGGGACCTTCCCCAAGTTATCATTGAAAGTGACTCCTTGGAAGTGGTCaacttgctgaatggagatgaGGTTTCAGACCACCAGTATGGTCAACTTGCTCAGGACATTCTACAGCTCATAGACACTCATGGAGCTGTTATGGTTGCCCATTCTCCTCGGGAGACCAACTTCCTAGCAGACTACTTAGCTAAGGTGGGTCTGTCCCTCCCGCTAGGCCACCACACCTTCGATTCACCCTTTGGCGAGTGCCATTCGATGCTCTCCCGGGATATGGAACCCCTGCTTGATCCTCTTGTAGGATCTGTTTCTTAGTTTTCTGTTTTTGTTCTGGGACTAAACCTctccttgtaaccaaaaaaaaaataaaatcctaaaaagataataatcaaaaaaataaacaacctaaatcctaagtcctaaccaaatctataatttaaaaagtactaattaatgataagttaaaaattactaaaatctaccaaatcataataaaaactcctaaaatcctaaaataattaaaaatacgaaaattacttaaaaatatcataaaagctaattaaaactcagaaaataaattaaaaataaaataaaagacccacaaaaatacccttatatCCCCGGGTCAACAATTAATGtctattatattaatatttgataCTACTATAGAAAAGTTTTGTAAAGTCTTGGGGTGACAATCGCCCATGTATGCCGCCACCTCTTGTCTCCGCCCCTCGTCAAAACATCATCAATATAAGTCTTCAGTGGAACGTCCTTTAACCTTTATGGATATTGAATTAGCATAAGTGGATGTACTCTAAGCTAGAAAATCGACGACTTTATTATCAATTCCACGAATAaagataaaatgaaaaaaaattctaaatagtggcactatatatatatatatatatataagaaaaatattttctaaactATACGCCACGGTTTCCGGCGGTCTCACGTTTCAGTATTATCCtatctcctttgataaaaaTTGCTCGTACATTATGATAATACTGTAAGAAATTCTAACCTATTATGTGGGATATGCAGCAATTATCACGTATTAATTGATCTCTATTATAAAATACGAAATATTTATTTAGTGTTGAGAAAAATTGTGGCTTAAAACGAGCTCTTTATGGTAAGGGGCATGAACTGATTCTTGATACTTCTTTAGTCAACACTTATTGTATGTTACATAAACTAGTgttaccaaaagaaaaaatattatacaTTGAGCAATGACCTTATTTAAAGCATCACAACATTGATATAGTATAAAGTAAATAATATGAATACACTCTTTATTTTTGTAACTTTCTCTTAAAGCTCATTTAATATATTGTAGAGTATAAAACTTGATAGTATTAGGTCTGGTAGTATTAGGCATCATAGGATAATGtctgataaaaatttaatactaaacaTCATTTAGTCACACACTgtataatatattatatcatTTATATTGATACAATCATATGTTTGGTGGAGGGTGATTGTAAGAACCAggtttttattattaatattataaattaattctGACTCACGCTTAAGGTTCTGTGTTGGCGTGAGGGGAACTTTGACAAGTGTATGATAAAAATGACAAGCGAAACGATGTAAAATATGTTTTATGTATAATTATGGGATCGTAGTCTTTATGAATGCTAGTTCGAGTCATATTCATACCCAACTGTGATTCAGAGTATTCAAAAAGTGTTTTCCCACTATTGGAACACTAATTTAGCCCGGATTCTGAATCGGAGCGGGAATAAGACACTCAGGGTATTTTGTGTAAATGTGTGTTCCATTCTAGAATTTTCGACTGTAATATTGTTAGAGTTTGTTTTCCGGAAACCCGACAAAGTTTTACTTAACCTCCGTAGGGACTTAAGTGAACTCTCGGACCAAGGAATTTGGTGTTCGAAGCTCATTCAATATTTTCCGTTCGCGATGCCTTAATCCTTTTTCCTTAAGAAATATTTTCCGCGAAAGAAGTTTTCTTATCCGGAGAAGATTTCCCCAATCAGTTCTGCGTCATGTTTTGGAGCAGGCTGCttccaaaatattttctcaCTTGAATAAATGGGGTCTGCTTGATTACAGTTTTCGAAAAacagttttctgtttttaaaaactgaaagtttaaaaatatgtttgttctcaaaaaatattttcgaaaACAGTTCtcaattttagtttttaaaagcAAAATACTAGAACAACTAAATGATGGTTTCAGATTTTAGTTTTCATATTACAATTTTTTAACGTTGGAAAACATCTAATTCGAAAAGTTTTTTCTTGAAAAACAGTATTCAAAAATAGTTTCAGTTTTAAAATATAGTATTTAAAAACTGTAATCAAACAGGCTCATAGTGTTTTAGAAATTTATTTTCCTATGAATTTGTTCCTAGTTGAAATTCCTACCTCAATATTCGATTACGTCTACATAAACCCAACCAGGCCAAGTTCCAATGGTCCGTCTGTTACATCTACATGTCTTACCGTTGTGATGAGATTGCATGGCTTGATAAGGTCCAGAGGAAACATAGATGAGAGAGGAATGACGGCTTGATGGTGTCCAGATGAAACAAAGACGAGAGATCGAGATCGAGGACCTGAAGCAGATGAGGAACGATGGTTTGATGGTGTCTAGAGGCGCGACAACTTAGGCGCGATGGTCGATCAGCTAAGGGCACCACTTGGGTTGTGATGGCCACGATCCTTGAGTTGTCTAGCGGGTTGGCCCGCTTAACCCGCGAGTTAAATGATCACGGTTGCAATGACCTGGGTTATCTTCGAGCTAAACTTTAACCAAACCAAGTAGGGCCAGGCTGGTCCGTGGATTGTAACTCAAATTGATAACTCTAATTATCATATTATAAGTGAAGAAAATACATATAATTAAAAGATAAACATACAATTTTAGGATAGTATATCATTTTTCAAACCTAGACCAaaacataagaaaaaaaaatggggcATGTGAGTGTAGTGAGAGAAAAAGGCTACCAACATTTATTTATTACTTTAAAACTTTTATCAAtctcttttattaattaaaatttatgcaGATCCACCAAATAAGAAGTATAGGTATATAACTTGGTAGGCCCTACACGTATTACAACCAATAAAAAGATAGAGTGATGGTAAGAAAGTAGTATCTTGGAATGTGTTCGGTAACACTTCAATTCTCATATAACACTTACGAGTAATAATAGTGTACATTCACTTTATAGTTGATGTACAATAAACACACATTACTGACGATTTTTAACAGTTGCATTTCTTAGTAGCGGTTAAAAATCACCATCAATGTGTATGTATGTTGTATCTCCACAAAAAATCCTAACCTTTTCCAATACTTACATTTGTCAATGAAAGGTAACAACTTGTTTTCGGTAGAGTCATGTTAAGCACCAAATGGGAAAATGAAACCCTTCACCAACCCAATGAGTTACTTTGCCTTGGAGGGCTCAACATACTCTATCTCATGGGCACATTCTTTCTGAAAGTCCTTGGCCACTTGATAGCGAGCATCAACATTTTGCTTTATAGAGCCTCCTCGATCTGTGCAGTCATTCTAGGCTCTTCAAACATACCCCAATCTTTGCGCTTGATCTGATCATTTACGCCACCACGGACGATTGAACTGGCCGTGTGGTTTTTTTTCTCAATAAGAATGAGTTCCTCTACCCAAAAGTGAGCTTTTATGGGGTTTCGGCTATAGCCGAGTCTAGAGTACTATGGTAAACCCATAGTACATGAAGGAGCTGATCTTGCCGATCCTTTAATTTCCCGCATCCTCCATACACCTTTTTCAGGGCATGAAGGATTATCAAATTGACAACTTCGACCTAGCTATTATTGTTTCATCGAAGAGAAGTGTTGTTTAATGTTAGGACAATTAAGTAACTTCTAGAGGACTTCTTATGCGCAACTcatttgtgtttgtgttttACGCACATTCTTTATGACTGTAAAGTGTAAGTTGTAACCTAGGAAAACATACGACATTTTCAAGACTCAAGAGAAATAAGCTAGTAACTAGCGACCGTAAAGACATAAAGTCTTTTAAGATTTGAATTACCGTAAGTGTGATATGTTCCATGATTAGAAGAGCAGACACAGGTTGAAAATTTAAATCATGGTAGGTGTTGAGTTTGTATATATTTGAAACGACAATTCCCATTTtccaaataaatttttttaatttttttatttggtaagtCAACCCACAAACTCAACTTAATTAATGCTGGGTTGAGTTGAGATCTTCAACCCATTTTAAAAAATGGGTCAACCCACCCTGCTCTTTTTTGCGAGTTGAAGTTGGGATGGGGCGGATTGACCCATATCGCCATTTCTAGCTAGCCATGATTTGATGCGTTATGAATAGTCTCTGATAGGAAGTTAATTTCTATCAAGGAAAAACACGAGGAATCCTGAAATCAAAACTTagaaaaagataagaaaaagatagaaaataaagacttgaTCAATTTTCTTGTTATCATTCATGAAAGGGAAATACATATTTATACTGAAAGGGTCATTTCTAAAGTAATGATAACCTTACAAGTGACTCCATCCTCTTAAATGGAGCATTCTAGAATAGTAGTAactaatttcataaaattaatcaAACAAACTACTAATTCCACTAAACTTCATCAGCATACGTTTGGGCTGTGGTGGTAGAAGAGGTTGGCCCATCAATAGCACAGTGCCATCAATCTCTCACAATGGTGACTGAGACATTGTGTTCAAAACATTGGGCCGGGTCATAACTGAAACCCATGGATATTATtagacaaaacaaaaaatattttgtatatatgtttttttttttgaaagatattaTGTACTTATGCTGAGTTCATCTAATTATGGCTCTCTAGTTGATAAATATATAGTAATTAAGACATATTGggtagtctttttttttttttgaacttgacATATTGGGTAGTCGATAAACCACGACTTGATCTTTTTCTACTGTATAAAAGTGTCAACTTCTCAATAAGAATTACAAGGTTAATTGGAAAGATAAAATAACAACTATATATGAAAGATAGTGCTTCATATAATCCTAGGGAGGCAAAGATGAAATAAACCTCTTGATTACCACAAAGAGTTGCTTTGCTTTCAAAGGCTCACTGTCTTGGACACCATGATAATCTCCTTCCGTGAAATGTCCCACAACTCTCACACCCTCCTTCTGCATCAACCTCACCAGCCCCACTTGCCGATCCATGAGCGGGTCACCCGAACAGCCGGTCACTAATATCCTCCATCCAAGCCGTTTGATCTCTTCCAATCTCACAGGACCGTTCCCCACCGCAGGATTGCAATACTCATTATCACGGTTGACTCCAACGGGTAGAGATAACTCCCACAGCATGTCATTAGAACACAGTGACAGATGAGAATCATTCACCATCCTCAATTCTGAACCGGTCCTAAGGGTCCCACTGAAAAATGGTTGAACCAATATCAGCCCTTGGATGTTAGAAACTTGTTTATCTCCAGCAGTTGCACGTAAGCCCGCGTTGTAGGCTATGTTTCCTCCTGCACTACCACCCATGAGAAACACATTAGAATACTCAACATGGTTGATGAGCCAATCATCTTTTTGATTGGTTTTGATCCAGTGCAGCGCCTCCACAGCATCATCATACGCCGCGGGGAGTCTATGTTCTGGTGCGAGACGGTACTCTACGGACGCAACCACCGCTTCAACATCGTTAGCCATGTTGAAGCAGAAAACATGGAAGATTGTTGAGGCTGCACTGAGGAAGATGAACCCTCCTCCATGGAAGAAAACCACCAAGGGAAGCTTAGAGCTATGGTCCAGTGCTTTGCGGGGTAGGTAGATCCTTGCCCATGTGCCCTTTGATTTGTTGATGGTGAGGTCCTTGGAGAGCACGGGGAGGGTGGGATTCAGTGAGGGAGGGCTCTCTGGAGGCTTGTTTGGGCGAGTGACTGAACCATTCGGGTTATGGATGAGGTTTAGTTGCTTGTAAGGATCGTTACATGAATTAGGTGTGGATGAATTTACTATGAAGAGGAAAGTTGAGGAGAATATTGCAAATGTAATTAAGGTTGCATAAGAGCATTTAGAGTTTGATAAGGGAAAGATGGGCATGGTGGATTTTAGAAAACTATGTGCGAAAGAAGAGGAATTAATAACCTgctcaattgaaacttgaaagggGAATAAACTCTTGTTAATATCTTTATCCTGTTGGCGTTTTTCTGAGCCTCTGATTCTAAATAGCTAGCAGACAAATCTGTcaacttttcttttttgtttacaaGTAGTGTTTATCTGTGCCTCATGTTCTAGATTGCTAGCGGACAAATCTCTCCCTATAACTAATTcacctttcaaaaaaatcatgaatcTATAGTATTAACCACCCGCCACACCTACCTTCTTTCAGGCGGTCTACAATCATCAAAAAACATGATCTACTAAACTTCTAATTGTAGCAATCAAAAACTTCAAATTAAAAGTGAGGTGATTGCAAATGCTCGACACCATAGATATCTATCACCACTAGAGATGATAAGGGGTAGGGTCTGAGTATGGTATTATAGTACAAATTTTCATATAAACGTTTTCAAAAATTACTTGTACTTGTCCTCGTACCCGCATGCGAAGCAATTTTAACACTCTTTGGATACCTATATGTCCATAACCCGCAATTTAggtaataaaaatatatatttcactattttaaaacaaaaatacaacaaCTATTTGATAAGTACCAAATTTACTTAATTTCTATATCATTTGTGGGCATTTATCTAGTTTAGAAATGTGAAATAGCTCTCAAATCGTAAAGGTTTAGTTGTTACTAGTTTTGTGCAGAGATCAAGTGCTAACTCTCACATTTTGATGTAGGAATGAGTTTGGTAAGATCTGTTTGAAGTTGTAAATCATGAGAAAGTATCAGAGATTGAAGAATTGATGCCTTGAAGCTTGAAGTTTgcttgaagcaaagaaattacaGAAGTAAAGATTGCTTGCTTGCTTGAAGCAGAGAATTTACCGTAGTAAAGATTGCTCGCTTGCTCAAAGATTGCTTCATGCAACCACTTTACAGTAAAGATGTTTTGTTTCTATTGAAGAGTGCTTGGAGAGTGCTTGAAGCAAAAAGTAAGACGGTGGAGAATTCTTCACCACGAAGAAAGCTTGCCTGAAGCTGCTTGAAGCAAACTTGGAGCAATCTTGACAGCAAAACTCTATAAAAGGACCAAACACACAGCTTGAACGACAGATTGGAAAAAAGAACATAAAGAACATATcccaaagaaagaaaacacGCAGGAAAGATGAGGAGAAGGAAGTCTAAGGCTCTTGTGAATGATTAATTAATGTCAAATGATTGGTCTAGTGAAGTATAACAGGTGTTGATACATGATGTTAAGGTTGTTGATCGGCCGGTTGAGGTCAGTTTCATGCCATCGGTTGCGGCCAATTTCAGACCATCGGTCAATTTTATCGGTGAAAATCAAAAAAACCCCACCTTGCCACTGTTCGTGTAAAGTGTCGGATTGATCGGATCTCGGGTGTTGCGAGTGTATGCCAATATGGTTGGTTAATTGATAATCGATGAGACAAAAGAAGAGAGGTGCCAAAAATAAATTGTGATGGATCCAGATAAAAGTCACACAATACAACACATCATTAGAGTAGTTCATACACCGTCATTATCCAAAATATATTCATAAAACAAGAAAAGATCACACAAAAAGGAGGCACCAAATCTAAAGATGACAGGACTCAAGAACATGCAATGGAGCACATATTTGGCGCTAGGATTCCGGTAGCTTTCTTGCATGATGATCCTAGGCaaattggtggtggtggagcaTAAATGCCAATGTTTGATGTGAAATGAGGCATCTGATTACCAACTTTATTATGATTCTTGATCGCCTAATCGATGGTAGTGGACCATGGGTTCTTCGAGTTAGTTGCTGACGGGAAGagggaagagagaaagagacaaTAGCGGCGGAGCATGGATTCTGAACGTGATGTATTTGTCGTGATGCTTAGAGACGGTGGAAGAAGATTTGAGGTGGATGGAGCTTTTGGTTGGGGTCTTAGAGGATGTTGTTGGAAAAGACCAAGGTTGTAAGCCTCTTGCACTATGTGGCTTCTAGCTTCTAGGATGAGAAGAGGAATTAGGGACAATGGTGGTTTTTGGGTTCGTGGTTGATGGAGGAGTTTGAGATGGCAGGTGATTGAT from Lotus japonicus ecotype B-129 chromosome 2, LjGifu_v1.2 includes:
- the LOC130738373 gene encoding carboxylesterase 1-like, yielding MPIFPLSNSKCSYATLITFAIFSSTFLFIVNSSTPNSCNDPYKQLNLIHNPNGSVTRPNKPPESPPSLNPTLPVLSKDLTINKSKGTWARIYLPRKALDHSSKLPLVVFFHGGGFIFLSAASTIFHVFCFNMANDVEAVVASVEYRLAPEHRLPAAYDDAVEALHWIKTNQKDDWLINHVEYSNVFLMGGSAGGNIAYNAGLRATAGDKQVSNIQGLILVQPFFSGTLRTGSELRMVNDSHLSLCSNDMLWELSLPVGVNRDNEYCNPAVGNGPVRLEEIKRLGWRILVTGCSGDPLMDRQVGLVRLMQKEGVRVVGHFTEGDYHGVQDSEPLKAKQLFVVIKRFISSLPP